The following DNA comes from Lepeophtheirus salmonis chromosome 11, UVic_Lsal_1.4, whole genome shotgun sequence.
ATATTGATATTGACATTTAATGACATCCAATCCCTCCTTGTCAATCGTCACAGCATAATTACATTCTGAGCATGTGTATAGACCAAATTCACCACAGGATTTTACTTCATTAGAACATagggtttgaatatatttagtaatcaTCTTGTGATCCATCACTGTCTCCAAGTCTGAGATTTGATAAGGGATTTCGCATCCGTAATTGAGGCAAATATAATTGTCCAATCCGTCGGCTAATTGGTTCTTGATCCCTTCAGTCAAGCAACTCCTACAAACAGGATGATCACCATCACACGAGATAACGTCCTCCATGTATAAGTCCTCCCAACATATTAAACATCTAACCTGTACTCCTTGAAGAATCTTATCAATTAGGCCTTCCATATATTTTCCCGGATAACTTTTAAGAAGGCTTGTGAGCTCGAATTCATCCTTCTCCGGAAACATCCCCTTTAATACATCCAAACTTTCTTGTGTGTAGAGGCCATTGGATAATGACGCAGAATAGGCTTCAGACTCAGCCATTGTAGTGGAGAGTTTTGTGTCCCTAACGCCCTTGAGAGTGAAGCGATCGccaatattaatgatatatttattaatttatagaaacaATATCAGCTCAATCATTTATGAAAAGAATTATAATCACAACTACACGCGTAATAAAATTCCTGATCTGATCCACCTCCTTTTTAATTCTTGCTGATCTATCGTTTCagaatgtaatatataaatgatggaGAGAGTAGTATACTATGTATTcagtaaatattacattaatctCAGCGTCTTTGAGTTCTTTTGGGCGCTATTTTCAAAGCACAGCTTCTTTTCTCTATATCCCATATTTATGAAGCTGTCAtgcataaatgaatacatttatacAGTATTGATAACctaaactataatattattcatttcatgatatatatttccaaaatctagtgaaaatattccatatttggTCCCAATTATCGGTtcgaatttatcaaaattaccgTTGTATCCCtaacttcaaaagaaaaaaaatagtcaaaggAAGTTGGATGCCAAGTTATCGGAAGCTAACAAGAAAATTGCGAGACAACAATACCTCTCTAACAAagaaataccctatgtattttgttgtaagctgTCGATTCCCACTTCGACAGCTGAATACGtcatgactatttcataatttattctttttcataaatacacaaaataataagttatatatacttatgctccgtttacaaaagaacaggaatacaatttcttcttgatccctcgtcgtttatataatatatctattggctattttattatttctatgaagaaatttagctatttcttcatataagtaatataataacttatcatAACTACTCTTATAaccaaatattactaagtaatataataaaacagtatctaataaaatactatgtagattttaataatatgtaatttattttataaatggtgaagaaataatatgacagtgatagtttgcaagtatacatataagatataaatagcggttggtatgatttatttatttggctaactacctgatgatttcgggccttttttctgtttctttttgaagcaaaggttgcgtgatccaataaagataacgacgtgacAAACACAGCAGATTTATTCTGTAATTCtatctctttctatttctggtgacgtcattgcaAACCTTGTCTaggtaaatgtaatacataaaaagtaaaaaatgcaGTTTAAAAGTGATCCAAGAAGCGGGTTCCTGGACATAACTCGCATTTTAAAATATCCAGCATCataatgatgaatttattaaaattgaatatatcaatTAGTAAAGCATTCCATATTAAATACAACCTAATAAATACAAccttttaaatagtttattttggtacaatatttttttttttctgagaacAACAGGCTTAAGAAGAGCTCTGTAATAGAATATGTTTTTACGaagtttttgtataattacTTTCGAGTCATTAACAAATTCAAGAAGAGTCCTAAGTATCAATTTTTACCAATACATTATATCAAGTATAAAATCCTTAAagtaatcagtaaaaaattattttgatttaaagtaTGATTTACCTAACTCAATGACGGAGATAATAAAAACTGATTGATAGAGTT
Coding sequences within:
- the LOC121126308 gene encoding E3 ubiquitin-protein ligase RNF216; translated protein: MAESEAYSASLSNGLYTQESLDVLKGMFPEKDEFELTSLLKSYPGKYMEGLIDKILQGVQVRCLICWEDLYMEDVISCDGDHPVCRSCLTEGIKNQLADGLDNYICLNYGCEIPYQISDLETVMDHKMITKYIQTLCSNEVKSCGEFGLYTCSECNYAVTIDKEGLDVIKCQYQYCKALTCIHCQLPAHPRGQTCQKLKVEKLRLKVEDSMANAVIRKCHACAKPYTKTDGCNRIQCICGAQMCYICKKKIQPNYDHFYDFPEKPEIGKCPLQTNSEDLHHVERTSAARKTEATFDHQLSLPRPSTSYASY